Proteins encoded in a region of the Vicia villosa cultivar HV-30 ecotype Madison, WI linkage group LG5, Vvil1.0, whole genome shotgun sequence genome:
- the LOC131605453 gene encoding classical arabinogalactan protein 9-like, which produces MKSNNTIASIIILCINLIFASTLVSSTPNPKTPPTHPKTPPPPSKLPPSQMTPPPHLMTPPPMVPPSVQPSTPPPTMTIAPPCPTTPPPTKKSIRTPFKSYDNTSHSLSFHTTAKSYDNTPYDLSFHTTTKIFDTPA; this is translated from the coding sequence ATGAAATCAAACAATACTATTGCATCCATTATAATTCTCTGCATTAATCTTATTTTTGCTTCAACCCTTGTCTCTTCCACTCCAAATCCTAAGACACCACCAACTCATCCCAAAACACCACCTCCTCCATCAAAACTCCCACCAAGTCAAATGACACCACCACCCCATCTCATGACACCACCACCTATGGTACCTCCTTCCGTGCAACCTTCTACACCCCCACCAACTATGACGATCGCACCACCTTGTCCTACTACACCACCACCTACAAAAAAATCCATCCGCACCCCCTTCAAATCCTATGACAACACCTCTCATAGTCTCTCCTTCCACACCACCGCCAAGTCCTACGACAACACCCCCTATGATCTCTCCTTCCACACCACCACCAAGATATTTGACACCCCCGCCTAA
- the LOC131605454 gene encoding uncharacterized protein LOC131605454, with amino-acid sequence MKATRMTLQLADKSTTLPYGIAQDMLVKVDKFLFPVDFVVIDMEEDKVSPIILGRPFMKTARMMIDIDDGIMKLRVQDEEVCFNLFDAMKQPKDKNDCFRMDVTETSVEEVASQIHLSNPLERSLVESFNVLTQEEEKEIELFLKELEKGGNTSNKEDKVEDLELKKEVKESKLELKVLPTHLKYVFLDEEGRKPVVISSKLNATEEARLIQILQKNKAAIGWVLADLKGISPAYCMHKIMLEEDFKPVAQPQRRLNPTMKEVVRKEVIKLLEAGMIYPISDSAWVSPVQVVPKKGGMTVIRNDKNELIPSRTVTGWRMCIDYRRLNKATRKDHFPLPFMDQMLERLSGQNYYCFLDGYSGYNQIVVNPEDHEKTAFTCPFGIFAYRRMPFGLCNAPATFQRCMQAIFSDLIEKSIEVFMDDFSVFGKTFDTCLNNLDVALERCIETNLILNWEKCHFMVTEGIVLGHKVSSRGLEVDQAKVEVISKLPPPINVKGVRSFLGHAGFYRRFVKDFSMNPAKRVRTKSTSSGPRGSRATANQADRFLGRAQADRFKNLGSRTILTEKVVVPLGQGGGPFAAMWDFLENRNWQRVFEPHTVIDYDIVKEFYANAIKTTDESVAYTYQSYVRGKTVAFDRASINEFLGEPLQLTDNERCFYRQNVTNCVNLVELMSETICIPGRGPELSRQGNPTHYNRKDLSIHARGILSVILYNIRPRTHVTTVPLELAFLITAIMTENTVDVAFILSNELRRAALSDTQHGINAKCVLPLPGLIMGLCKEAGVEIPGQGHHVINTFIDDVYIDRFCAKPYYRDQATDPPPAGPSVSAAPPQGSAAPFDPLVAHHYYSAMFEANQRSHIFLHDAMQQQFRNLSVAPEERTFPTRESYFTYCGWPETNPFPSGGDAGGDTGADAGGTVGADNQQQENDADIEADIDAMFV; translated from the exons atgaaaGCAACAAGAATGACTCTGCAACTAGCTGACAAGTCTACCACTCTCCCATATGGAattgcacaagacatgttagtgaaagttgacaaatttttgtttccggtagattttgtggtaatcgatatggaagaagataaagtctcacctatcattcttggaagaccattcatgaaaacagcccggatgatgattgacatcgatgacggtataatgaagctaagagtccaagatgaagaggtatgttTTAACCTCTTTGATGCCATGAAACAACCCAAAGACAAGAATGATTGCTTTCGCATGGATGTAACTGAAACAAGTGTCGAAGAAGTAGCAAGCCAAATTCATCTTTCTAACCCTTTAGAGAGGTCTCTTGTTGAGTCATTTAATGTActcactcaagaagaagaaaaagaaattgagttgtttctaaaagaattagagaaaggtggcaacacatccaacaaagaagacaaagtggaggatttggagctgaaaaaagaagtgaaagagtcgaagttagaattaaaAGTGCTTCCAACTCATTTGaaatatgtatttttagatgAAGAAGGAAGAAAGCCGGTCGTTATTAGCTCAAAGTTAAATGCGACCGAAGAGGCAAGACTCATACAAATCCTTCAAAAGAATAAAGCAGCAATCGGATGGGTATTGGCAGATTTGAAAGGTATCAGCCCCGcatattgcatgcacaagattatgttagaagaagacTTCAAACCAGTGGCCCAACCACAACGAAGACTGAACccaacaatgaaagaggtagtaaggaAAGAGGTAATCAAACTCCTTGAAGCAggaatgatttacccaatttctgatagtgcatgggtaagtccggtacaagttgttccaaagaagggaggcatgacgGTAATCCGGAATGACAAGAATGAACTCATACCATCTAGAACTGTGACCGGGTGGCGCATGTGCATAGATTACCGGAGACTCAATAAAGCAacgagaaaagaccactttccattaccattcatggatcaaatgcttgagagattatcggggcagaattactattgctttctggatggatattccggatacaatcaaatcgtagtcaacccagaagatcatgagaagacagcatttacatgtccatttggaatcttcgcatataggaggatgccatttggactatgcaatgccccagcaacctttcaacgatgcatgcaagccatattctctgaccttattgaaaagagtattgaggtattcatggatgacttttcaGTGTTCGGAAAGACATTTGATACATGCCTGAATAATCTGGACGTGGcacttgaaaggtgtattgagaccaacttgattcttaattgggagaagtgccattttatggtaacagagggaattgtactcggacacaaagtatcttcaaggggacttgaagtagaccaagccaaggtggaggtaatttcaaaactcccacctccaatcaatgtcaaaggagtacgaagctttttaggtcatgcaggattctacagaaggtttgttaaagatttttcc ATGAATCCGGCCAAGAGAGTGCGCACCAAGTCCACAAGCTCTGGTCCTAGAGGATCCCGTGCTACTGCAAACCAAGCTGATAGATTTCTAGGTCGGGCCCAAGCAGACAGGTTCAAGAATCTGGGTTCCCGCACCATTTTAACGGAGAAAGTGGTTGTCCCCTTAGGACAAGGAGGGGGTCCTTTTGCTGCTATGTGGGATTTTCTTGAGAATAGGAACTGGCAACGTGTGTTCGAACCACACACCGTCATTGACTATGACATAGTAAAGGAATTCTATGCAAACGCTATCAAAACCACCGATGAATCAGTAGCCTACACATATCAATCCTATGTAAGAGGAAAAACTGTGGCATTTGATAGAGCTTCAATCAATGAATTTTTAGGGGAACCCCTCCAATTGACGGACAATGAGAGGTGTTTCTACAGACAAAATGTAACTAACTGCGTCAATCTTGTGGAGCTGATGTCTGAAACAATTTGTATTCCAGGGAGAGGACCAGAGCTTAGCCGGCAGGGAAATCCAACCCACTACAACAGGAAGGATCTGAGCATTCATGCAAGGGGCATCTTATCAGTGATCCTGTACAACATCAGGCCAAGGACACATGTTACCACGGTTCCGCTCGAATTGGCATTCCTGATAACCGCCATCATGACCGAGAACACTGTTGATGTTGccttcattctttcgaatgaactGCGCCGAGCTGCATTGAGTgacacacaacatggcattaatgcCAAATGTGTGTTGCCACTACCTGGATTGATTATGGGGCTTTGTAAAGAAGCCGGAGTGGAAATTCCTGGACAGGGACATCACGTTattaacacttttattgatgatgtttatatTGACAGGTTTTGTGCAAAGCCATATTACAGGGATCAAGCAACCGATCCTCCTCCAGCTGGACCTTCTGTTTCTGCAGCACCCCCTCAGGGTAGTGCAGCCCCTTTTGACCCTCTGGTAGCCCATCATTATTATTCTGCTATGTTTGAAGCAAATCAGAGGTCCCACATCTTTCTGCACGATGCTATGCAGCAACAATTCAGGAACCTGTCTGTAGCTCCTGAAGAGAGAACTTTCCCAACCAGGGAAAGCTATTTCACTTACTGTGGTTGGCCGGAGACCAACCCTTTTCCTAGTGGGGGGGATGCAGGTGGTGATACAGGTGCAGATGCAGGTGGCACTGTTGGGGCTGATAACCAACAACAGGAGAATGATGCGGATATTGAGGCTGATATTGATGCCATGTTTGTATGA